The genomic region TGCGCAGGCCCGGCTGGGAGCGGGTGCCCGTCAACGACCCGGAGAGCGGCCGGAAGGGCGGTTCCCCGCTGCAGTGCGTCCTCGCGGAACGGGACGGCGAGGTGACGGGGTACGCGACCTTCCACCTGCGGCCCGCCTGGGACGACGCGGGCCCCCGGGGCACGGTGGCGGTGCGTGACCTGGGGGCACTGGACCCCGCCTCCTACGCGGCGCTGTGGCGCTTCCTGTTCGGGATCGACCTGACGACGGCGGTCGAGTGCCACAACCGGCCCGCGGACGACGCCGTGCTCCGGCTGGTCTCCGACGTCCGGCGCTGCGAGGTGCGGCAGCGGGACGGGCTGTACGTGCGGCTGGTCGAGCTGGGTGCGGCGCTGGAGGCCCGGCGCTACCGGGCCCCCGTCGACGTGGTGCTGGAGGTGGAGGACACCTTCTGCCCCTGGAACGCGGGGCGTTGGCGCCTGACCGCCGACGCGAAGGGCGCGGCCACCTGCCGGCGGACGGACGAAGAGCCCGAACTGGCCCTTTCCGTGAACCAGCTGGGAGCGGTCTACCTGGGCGGCGAGTCGCTGACGACGCTCGCGGCGGCCGGGCAGGTGCGGGAACTCCGGGTGGGCGCGCTGGCGGAGGCCGCCCTGGCGTTCTCCTCGGACGTGCAGCCGTGGTGCCCGCACGGATTCTGATCCCGGACGGTCTCCGGCCTGCCTACCGGCCCGCTGCGGACGGCTGGCAGGCGGGGCACCAGAAGAGGTTGCGGGCGGCCAGGTCCGCCGTGCGGACCTCGGTGCCGCAGATGTGGCAGGCCTGCCTGGCCCGGCGGTAGACGTACACCTCGCCGCCGTGGTCGTCGACCCGCGGGGGCCTGCCCATCGCCTCCGGCAGATGCTCGGGGCGGACCGTGTCGATGCGGTTGTTCCGCACGCCCTCGCGCATCAGGGCGCCCAGGTCGGCCCAGAGCGCGTCCCACTCACCACGAGTGAGGTCCTTGCCCGGGCGGTACGGGTCGATGCCGTGCCGGAAGAGGACCTCCGCGCGGTAGACGTTGCCGACGCCCGCGACGACCTTCTGGTCCATCAGCAGGGCGGCGACCGTCACGCGGCTGCGGGAGATCCGCTGCCAGGCCCGCTCGCCGTCCTCGTCGGCGCGCAGCGGGTCCGGGCCGAGCCGGTCGTGTATCGCGCGCTTCTCGGGGCCGGTGATCAGGGCGCACGTGGTGGGCCCGCGCAGATCGGCGTGGTGGGCGTCGTTGAGCAGGCGCAGCCGGACCGTGTCGGTGGGGGGCGGCGCCGGGGCCGTGCCGAAGCCGAGCTTGCCGAAGAGGCCGAGGTGGATGTGGACCCACACCGATCCCTCGAAGCCGAGGAAGAGGTGCTTGCCGTGCGCGTCGACGCCGGTGAGCGTCCTGCCGTCCAGCAGGGCCGCACTGTCGGAGAACTTGCCCTGGGGGCTGCTCACCCGCACCGGGCGGCCCGCGAACCGCTCGTGGTGGTCCGCGGCGAGGCGGTGGATCGTATGCCCCTCGGGCACGGCGTTCTCCTGGTGACGCGCCTGTGCCGCCGGGTACGGGCCCGGCGGCACAGGGGAGGCGGGTGCGGGGCTGTTCAGCCCTGCTGCGGGTGGTGGGCCGGGATCGGGGGAAGCTCGCCGGTGCTCTCGTACGCCGAGAGCATCTCGATGCGGCGGGTGTGACGCTCCTCACCCG from Streptomyces sp. QL37 harbors:
- a CDS encoding GNAT family N-acetyltransferase; this encodes MTTELRVLSAAESENWFASLELAFGGVPFSPESREMYAALAEPQRALAHWDGADCVGTAGSYSFRLTVPGGAAVPAAGVTGVSVSSTHRRQGLLTAMMRRQLDDVRSWGEPLAVLLASEPGIYGRFGYGAATVETNLRIDTSRVSLTLPPGTDGVRVRRSSPVQALDACEAVYAQLAAARPGTPLRRPGWERVPVNDPESGRKGGSPLQCVLAERDGEVTGYATFHLRPAWDDAGPRGTVAVRDLGALDPASYAALWRFLFGIDLTTAVECHNRPADDAVLRLVSDVRRCEVRQRDGLYVRLVELGAALEARRYRAPVDVVLEVEDTFCPWNAGRWRLTADAKGAATCRRTDEEPELALSVNQLGAVYLGGESLTTLAAAGQVRELRVGALAEAALAFSSDVQPWCPHGF
- a CDS encoding DNA-formamidopyrimidine glycosylase family protein encodes the protein MPEGHTIHRLAADHHERFAGRPVRVSSPQGKFSDSAALLDGRTLTGVDAHGKHLFLGFEGSVWVHIHLGLFGKLGFGTAPAPPPTDTVRLRLLNDAHHADLRGPTTCALITGPEKRAIHDRLGPDPLRADEDGERAWQRISRSRVTVAALLMDQKVVAGVGNVYRAEVLFRHGIDPYRPGKDLTRGEWDALWADLGALMREGVRNNRIDTVRPEHLPEAMGRPPRVDDHGGEVYVYRRARQACHICGTEVRTADLAARNLFWCPACQPSAAGR